In Erinaceus europaeus chromosome 10, mEriEur2.1, whole genome shotgun sequence, one DNA window encodes the following:
- the VCP gene encoding transitional endoplasmic reticulum ATPase produces MASGADSKGDDLSTAILKQKNRPNRLIVDEAINEDNSVVSLSQPKMDELQLFRGDTVLLKGKKRREAVCIVLSDDTCSDEKIRMNRVVRNNLRVRLGDVISIQPCPDVKYGKRIHVLPIDDTVEGITGNLFEVYLKPYFLEAYRPIRKGDIFLVRGGMRAVEFKVVETDPSPYCIVAPDTVIHCEGEPIKREDEEESLNEVGYDDIGGCRKQLAQIKEMVELPLRHPALFKAIGVKPPRGILLYGPPGTGKTLIARAVANETGAFFFLINGPEIMSKLAGESESNLRKAFEEAEKNAPAIIFIDELDAIAPKREKTHGEVERRIVSQLLTLMDGLKQRAHVIVMAATNRPNSIDPALRRFGRFDREVDIGIPDATGRLEILQIHTKNMKLADDVDLEQVANETHGHVGADLAALCSEAALQAIRKKMDLIDLEDETIDAEVMNSLAVTMDDFRWALSQSNPSALRETVVEVPQVTWEDIGGLEDVKRELQELVQYPVEHPDKFLKFGMTPSKGVLFYGPPGCGKTLLAKAIANECQANFISIKGPELLTMWFGESEANVREIFDKARQAAPCVLFFDELDSIAKARGGNIGDGGGAADRVINQILTEMDGMSTKKNVFIIGATNRPDIIDPAILRPGRLDQLIYIPLPDEKSRVAILKANLRKSPVAKDVDLEFLAKMTNGFSGADLTEICQRACKLAIRESIESEIRRERERQTNPSAMEVEEDDPVPEIRRDHFEEAMRFARRSVSDNDIRKYEMFAQTLQQSRGFGSFRFPSGNQGGAGPSQGSGGGTGGSVYTEDNDDDLYG; encoded by the exons ATGGCCTCCGGAGCAGA TTCAAAAGGTGATGATTTGTCAACAGCCATTCTTAAACAGAAAAACCGTCCCAATCGGTTGATTGTTGATGAGGCCATAAATGAGGACAACAGTGTGGTTTCTCTGTCCCAG CCCAAAATGGATGAGCTACAGTTATTCCGAGGTGACACTGTGTTgctgaaaggaaagaagaggcgGGAGGCTGTGTGCATTGTGCTTTCTGATGACACGTGTTCTGATGAAAAGATTCGAATGAATAGAGTTGTTCGGAATAATCTTCGAGTGCGCCTAGGGGACGTCATCAG TATCCAGCCATGTCCTGATGTGAAGTACGGCAAACGCATCCATGTGCTACCCATTGATGACACCGTGGAAGGCATCACTGGCAATCTCTTTGAGGTTTATCTTAAGCCGTACTTCCTGGAAGCTTATCGACCCATCCGGAAAG GAGACATTTTTCTTGTCCGGGGTGGAATGCGTGCTGTGGAGTTCAAAGTAGTGGAAACAGACCCCAGTCCTTATTGCATTGTTGCTCCAGACACAGTGATCCACTGTGAAGGAGAGCCTATCAAACGAGAG GATGAAGAAGAGTCCTTGAATGAAGTAGGCTATGATGACATTGGAGGCTGCAGGAAACAGCTCGCACAGATAAAGGAGATGGTGGAGCTACCCCTGAGACATCCTGCTCTTTTTAAGGCCATTGGTGTGAAG CCTCCTCGGGGAATCCTTCTCTATGGACCTCCTGGGACTGGGAAAACCCTGATTGCTCGAGCAGTGGCAAATGAGACTGGTGCCTTCTTCTTTTTGATCAATG GTCCTGAGATTATGAGCAAATTGGCTGGTGAATCTGAGAGTAACCTTCGTAAAGCCTTTGAGGAGGCTGAGAAGAATGCTCCTGCTATCATCTTCATTGATGAGCTGGATGCCATCGCTcccaagagagagaaa ACCCATGGAGAGGTGGAGCGGCGGATTGTATCACAGTTGTTGACTTTGATGGATGGTTTGAAGCAAAGAGCACATGTCATTGTTATGGCAGCAACCAACAGACCAAACAGCATTGACCCAGCCCTACGGCGATTTG GTCGCTTTGACAGGGAGGTAGATATTGGAATTCCTGATGCTACAGGACGCTTGGAAATTCTTCAGATTCATACCAAGAACATGAAGCTGGCAGATGATGTGGACCTGGAACAG GTAGCCAATGAGACTCATGGGCATGTGGGTGCTGACTTAGCAGCCCTGTGCTCAGAGGCAGCTCTGCAAGCCATCCGCAAAAAGATGGACCTCATTGACTTAGAGGATGAAACCATTGATGCCGAGGTCATGAACTCTCTTGCAGTTACTATGGATGATTTCCGG tgGGCTTTGAGTCAGAGCAACCCATCAGCACTCCGGGAAACTGTTGTAGAGGTGCCACAGGTGACCTGGGAGGACATTGGAGGCTTGGAGGATGTCAAACGTGAACTTCAGGAGCTGGTCCAG TATCCTGTGGAGCACCCAGACAAATTCCTCAAATTCGGCATGACACCCTCCAAAGGTGTACTGTTCTATGGACCTCCTGGCTGTGGGAAAACCTTGCTGGCCAAAGCCATTGCTAATGAATGTCAAGCCAACTTCATCTCCATCAAGGGACCTGAACTGCTCACCATGTGGTTTGGAGAGTCAGAGGCCAATGTCAGGGAAATCTTTGACAAG GCCCGCCAAGCTGCCCCCTGTGTACTTTTCTTTGATGAGCTGGATTCAATCGCTAAAGCCCGTGGTGGTAACATCGGAGATGGTGGTGGGGCTGCTGACCGTGTCATCAACCAAATCCTGACCGAAATGGATGGCATGTCCACGAAGAAGAATGTGTTTATCATTGGCGCTACCAATCGGCCTGACATCATTGATCCTGCTATCCTGAGACCTGGCCGTCTTGATCAACTTATCTACATCCCGCTTCCTGATGAGAAGTCCCGTGTTGCCATCCTCAAAGCCAACCTGCGCAAATCCCCAGTTGCCAAG GATGTGGATCTGGAGTTTCTGGCTAAGATGACTAATGGTTTCTCTGGAGCTGACCTGACAGAAATTTGCCAACGTGCCTGCAAATTGGCCATCCGTGAATCCATTGAGAGTGAGATTAGGAGAGAACGGGAAAGACAAACCAACCCATCAGCCATG GAAGTAGAAGAAGATGACCCAGTGCCCGAGATCCGCAGAGATCACTTTGAGGAAGCTATGCGTTTTGCTCGCCGTTCTGTCAGTGACAATGACATTCGGAAGTATGAGATGTTCGCTCAGACTCTTCAGCAGAGTCGGGGCTTTGGCAGCTTCAG ATTCCCCTCAGGAAACCAGGGCGGAGCTGGCCCCAGTCAGGGCAGTGGAGGCGGCACAGGCGGCAGTGTGTACACAGAAGACAATGATGATGACCTGTACGGCTAA
- the SPATA31G1 gene encoding uncharacterized protein C9orf131 homolog, translating into MEWLLAGLAELEGDMRLLWSQLTHTLACRHCGSNCLQSPGNLATLFLFVVWQIRRWWQLGRWQQLQSWYSGDITQGKGLPLLYWVTILDHLWEQKSEEEGEEEEEEEEDEEEEEEEKPSLDPLKLCSIPKEVQIGEQVTIAPSQSSFCPADLYEDMKTSEQVLTETRSPSRSFPAFQVLTNFPVRYRATPGGHLQPSKSQLFWGLPSLHSESLATIFLSSPGSSPMKLSVSYSVFFNKLPFLSRSNLPLPQYCSPTQLSTHKDLITEHLQGMVLHPKQLPSSSSPSAPSLPCHFQSFPTDHEGLLSGTQTYTHWPAKQREVSEGETLSSQSRLQKITPSRNFPSSEVRCRVPKNPSFQQHILDSLSTSLLYPSSLLGILSRFEAPRKTMGKNVDPKASQLPVPTPTPTPISLPKLQGVNPVRHLSGSQALWETTRQRENPKASEPPILSPCQSVIPTTEPQGSRPLGVEYEAWWGKTEHKNPPESESPVESLPCQLPESLSESRTVSPEDESPAAKDFWEDEHRDNPQASGSPAPAPCAPPKPRPGLQGGSHLGGPSVHPSQWGCRENSETPWAFESPPLNLNPGHSGASPAETPRKDMQSENRLWVSADTVSSCGHPSSSLPVSLGTDPRGVFPKCKVLWENSGQRENLWASGSPAPDCSPPLTLAVHSLQPVPRSPAQAEAPKIESYQLGLLKGEPSPDIKAETPPSQGGAVPEVPARSGTQAWQWSRELGLKLKKLQQRSASRSPIPNQSFGNSPATSSTTLSSCGLSSCPPQQTRVLGLCPQSSSCQPPAVSSTVTQPVHISRSFSLSWLERTGRAEQGSERERQRMVKMVAQVSAQRLYAHMKAGENCSVLGEPSHPEIPATDKRGERASAQSPAKSRHSPRNPKARSPGGGIQDWGHPQLQRKVTRPRSKD; encoded by the exons ATGGAATGGCTGCTAGCGGGGCTAGCCGAGCTGGAGGGGGACATGAGGCTTCTCTGGAGCCAGCTGACCCACACTCTGGCCTGCAGACACTGCGGCAGCAACTGCCTGCAGAGTCCAGGCAATCTGGCGACACTATTCCTATTCGTGGTTTGGCAGATCCGGAGGTGGTGGCAGCTTGGGAGATGGCAACAGCTTCAGTCCTGGTACTCTGGGGACATCACGCAAGGCAAG GGCCTACCACTTCTGTATTGGGTGACAATCCTCGATCACCTGTGGGAGCAAAAgtcagaggaagagggagaggaggaggaagaagaggaagaagatgaggaggaagaggaagaagagaaaccaTCTTTGGATCCATTGAAGCTATGCTCTATTCCCAAAGAAGTCCAGATTGGAGAGCAAGTTACGATAGCCCCCTCCCAGTCATCTTTCTGTCCTGCGGATCTTTATGAGGACATGAAGACATCAGAGCAAGTACTCACAGAGACCCGAAGCCCTTCCAGATCCTTCCCTGCTTTTCAGGTCCTGACCAATTTCCCTGTGAGGTACAGGGCAACACCAGGGGGGCATCTACAGCCAAGTAAAAGCCAGCTCTTCTGGGGCCTCCCTTCTCTGCACAGTGAATCCTTGGCAACGATCTTCCTGAGCTCACCTGGCTCCTCTCCCATGAAGTTATCAGTTAGCTATTCTGTCTTCTTCAACAAGCTTCCTTTCCTATCTAGATCCAACTTGCCCCTTCCCCAATATTGCTCTCCAACCCAGCTTTCTACCCATAAAGACCTTATTACAGAACATCTGCAAGGGATGGTCCTCCATCCAAAGCAACTCCCCTCTTCATCTTCCCCGTCTGCCCCCTCACTACCTTGCCATTTTCAATCCTTTCCCACGGACCACGAGGGACTCCTGTCTGGCACCCAGACATATACACATTGGCCTGCAAAGCAGAGAGAGGTCTCTGAGGGTGAAACCCTGAGCTCCCAGTCTAGACTCCAAAAAATTACCCCTTCCAGGAACTTCCCTTCCTCTGAAGTCAGGTGCAGGGTACCCAAGAATCCTAGTTTCCAGCAACACATTCTAGACTCACTGTCTACGTCTTTACTATAtccttctagccttctgggaatcCTGAGTAGGTTTGAAGCACCAAGAAAAACTATGGGGAAAAATGTGGACCCCAAAGCCTCTCAACTACCAGTGCCAACTCCCACTCCAACCCCAATCTCCTTGCCAAAACTCCAGGGAGTCAACCCTGTAAGACATCTTTCAGGATCTCAAGCTCTATGGGAAACcacaaggcagagagagaaccctAAAGCCTCCGAGCCTCCAATCCTGTCCCCTTGTCAATCTGTGATCCCCACAACAGAGCCTCAAGGAAGTAGACCCTTGGGAGTTGAATATGAGGCTTGGTGGGGAAAGACAGAGCATAAGAACCCTCCAGAATCTGAGTCCCCTGTGGAAAGTCTCCCCTGCCAACTCCCAGAATCTCTGTCAGAATCCCGCACTGTCAGCCCTGAAGATGAGTCTCCTGCAGCCAAGGATTTCTGGGAAGATGAGCACAGAGACAACCCTCAGGCTTCTGGGTCTCCAGCGCCTGCCCCCTGTGCACCTCCAAAACCACGGCCGGGACTCCAGGGAGGAAGCCATTTAGGAGGCCCATCTGTACATCCATCCCAGTGGGGCTGCAGAGAAAATTCAGAAACCCCCTGGGCCTTTGAATCTCCACCCTTAAACCTCAACCCGGGGCACTCCGGAGCCAGCCCGGCAGAAACTCCACGGAAGGACATGCAGAGTGAAAACAGACTTTGGGTCTCGGCAGACACGGTTTCATCTTGTGGccacccttcctcctctctgccaGTGTCCCTTGGAACTGATCCTCGGGGAGTCTTTCCCAAGTGCAAAGTTTTGTGGGAGAACTCGGGGCAGAGAGAGAACCTCTGGGCCTCGGGGTCGCCAGCACCTGACTGCAGTCCACCTCTCACTTTGGCAGTGCACTCCCTGCAGCCAGTACCCAGGTCTCCCGCTCAAGCTGAAGCTCCAAAGATCGAGTCTTACCAGCTTGGCCTACTCAAGGGAGAGCCGTCCCCAGACATTAAGGCAGAGACCCCCCCCTCCCAGGGTGGGGCTGTTCCAGAAGTGCCCGCCCGCTCTGGAACGCAGGCCTGGCAATGGAGTAGAGAATTGGGACTAAAACTGAAGAAACTGCAGCAAAGATCTGCTTCTAGATCTCCTATCCCAAATCAGTCATTTGGCAACTCTCCTGCCACAAGCTCTACAACTCTGAGCTCCTGCGGACTCTCGTCCTGTCCCCCACAGCAGACTCGGGTCCTCGGTCTGTGTCCTCAGTCTTCCAGCTGTCAACCCCCAGCAGTTTCAAGCACAGTAACTCAGCCTGTGCATATTTCTCGCTCCTTTTCTTTGTCTTGGCTGGAAAGAACTGGACGGGCAGAACAAgggtctgagagagagagacaaaggatgGTAAAGATGGTAGCCCAGGTCTCAGCCCAGAGGCTGTATGCTCACATGAAAGCTGGTGAGAACTGCTCCGTTCTGGGAGAGCCCTCGCACCCTGAGATTCCAGCTACAGATAAGAGAGGGGAAAGGGCTTCAGCCCAGTCTCCAGCCAAAAGTAGACACAGTCCCAGGAATCCCAAAGCAAGAAGCCCTGGAGGAGGGATACAAGATTGGGGCCATCCACAATTACAGAGAAAAGTCACCAGGCCCAGGTCCAAAGACTAG